A genomic segment from Sulfitobacter mediterraneus encodes:
- a CDS encoding MurR/RpiR family transcriptional regulator gives MSDLSFEQQLSGKYATLSAKLKEAADFVVSNPVDVATRSLRTISKDAKLAPATFSRMSSALGFTSYEDLRDLLRLEIQHRPGSFSRGVEALQQSHDEGDPDFIAQHTQACASNLQALSGTIDKDRLDACVDHLYQARRVLVTGALGSTGVAEYLTYMANFLFDNWSMASRMGASLASGLVGLSSKDVLIVITKPPFASKSINAAKEAFDAGAYVVVITDTHTCPALAYASDSFIVPTQSPHFFSSYTTTLVLCEILIGKLAAISDASARHRIAEVENKNRRLSEVWDG, from the coding sequence TTGTCAGATCTGTCGTTTGAACAACAACTGTCAGGAAAATACGCCACGCTCAGCGCCAAGCTGAAAGAGGCGGCCGATTTTGTTGTGTCAAACCCTGTCGATGTCGCCACCCGAAGCCTACGCACCATTTCCAAAGACGCCAAGCTGGCCCCGGCCACCTTTTCGCGCATGTCCAGTGCCTTGGGCTTTACCAGCTATGAAGACCTGCGCGATCTGTTGCGTCTGGAAATCCAACACCGCCCCGGATCGTTTTCGCGCGGCGTCGAGGCCTTGCAGCAAAGCCATGACGAAGGGGATCCCGATTTTATCGCACAGCACACCCAAGCCTGCGCATCGAACTTGCAGGCCCTAAGCGGCACCATCGATAAAGACCGGCTCGATGCCTGTGTGGATCACCTTTATCAGGCACGGCGGGTGCTGGTGACAGGCGCCCTTGGGTCAACGGGCGTTGCAGAATATCTCACCTATATGGCCAATTTCCTTTTTGACAATTGGTCCATGGCCAGCCGAATGGGCGCATCCCTTGCCAGCGGTTTGGTGGGATTGTCTTCCAAAGACGTGTTGATCGTGATCACCAAGCCGCCTTTTGCCAGCAAATCCATCAATGCCGCCAAGGAGGCCTTTGATGCGGGTGCCTATGTCGTGGTGATCACCGACACGCACACCTGCCCGGCGCTCGCCTATGCATCGGACAGTTTCATCGTCCCGACCCAAAGCCCACATTTCTTTTCATCCTACACAACCACCTTGGTTCTGTGCGAAATCCTGATCGGAAAGCTGGCCGCAATTTCAGACGCTTCCGCACGGCACCGCATCGCCGAAGTGGAAAACAAGAATCGTCGTCTCAGCGAGGTTTGGGACGGCTGA